A single Sphingopyxis chilensis DNA region contains:
- a CDS encoding Flp family type IVb pilin, with protein MRGRTVWSDRRGATAIEYGLIAALIALACLIAFQTLGLNLETIFTTINDALNR; from the coding sequence ATGCGCGGACGGACAGTGTGGAGCGACCGGCGCGGCGCGACCGCGATCGAATATGGGCTGATCGCGGCGCTGATCGCGCTCGCGTGCCTCATCGCCTTTCAGACGCTCGGGCTCAATCTCGAAACCATCTTCACGACGATCAACGACGCGCTCAATCGCTAG
- a CDS encoding LacI family DNA-binding transcriptional regulator, which produces MLRPTSFDVAERAGVSQSTVSRALRNSPGVNAETRARVTAAARELGYVVDRHASSLRLKSSETIALVTICRPGEDRSAINPFYFALLGSIAAATSARGFNLLVSFQENPDNFRADFVASGLADAMIVIGTTSNREAWTYFAEAQASGLDFVCWGSPGSPFHWMRSENDIGGQLAAEHFVRDGRRHIAFVGPQQSPQRQFDERRDGFTAALAARGLTPILAEPPAAADRHAQGVAAVQALLAAHPETDAIFAASDMLALGVLQGLKDAGRRVPQDVALIGFDGIRAGTLADPALTTLEPDLDAAGEALVAMALEDDERTRSGTRIPVHLVVRGSA; this is translated from the coding sequence ATGCTGCGTCCCACATCGTTCGACGTCGCCGAGCGCGCCGGCGTGTCGCAATCGACCGTCTCGCGCGCGCTCCGCAACTCGCCCGGCGTCAACGCCGAAACGCGCGCGCGCGTCACCGCGGCCGCGCGCGAGCTGGGCTATGTCGTCGACCGCCACGCCTCGTCGCTGCGGCTCAAGAGCAGCGAGACGATCGCGCTCGTCACCATCTGCCGCCCCGGCGAGGATCGCAGCGCGATCAACCCCTTCTACTTCGCGCTGCTCGGCAGCATCGCCGCCGCAACCTCGGCGCGCGGCTTCAACCTGCTCGTCTCGTTCCAGGAGAATCCCGACAATTTCCGCGCCGATTTCGTCGCCTCGGGGCTCGCCGACGCGATGATCGTCATCGGCACGACCAGCAACCGCGAAGCGTGGACATATTTCGCCGAGGCGCAGGCGTCCGGCCTCGACTTCGTCTGCTGGGGCAGCCCCGGCAGCCCCTTCCACTGGATGCGCAGCGAGAATGACATCGGCGGCCAGCTCGCCGCCGAACATTTCGTGCGTGACGGCCGCCGCCACATCGCCTTCGTCGGGCCGCAGCAATCGCCGCAGCGCCAGTTCGACGAGCGCCGCGACGGCTTCACCGCCGCGCTCGCCGCGCGCGGCCTCACCCCGATCCTCGCCGAGCCGCCCGCCGCCGCCGACCGCCACGCCCAGGGCGTCGCCGCGGTGCAGGCGCTGCTCGCAGCGCATCCCGAAACCGACGCGATCTTCGCCGCCAGCGACATGCTCGCGCTCGGCGTGCTCCAGGGCCTCAAGGACGCCGGCCGCCGCGTGCCGCAGGACGTCGCGCTGATCGGCTTCGACGGCATCCGCGCCGGCACCCTCGCCGACCCCGCGCTCACCACGCTCGAGCCCGACCTCGACGCCGCGGGCGAAGCGCTCGTCGCGATGGCATTGGAGGATGACGAACGCACGCGCAGCGGCACGCGCATCCCCGTCCACCTCGTTGTGCGCGGCTCCGCCTGA
- a CDS encoding DUF2891 domain-containing protein, translating to MTTLTPNHAARFATATLAHLGREYPYKMDLVLTGPEDAKPPREHHPIFHGSFDWHSCVHGWWQILRLARRFPDLAIAADIGARADEMLVPEKVAGERAFLDRPYSAAFERPYGWAWLLALHAETERHNAPWAAALEPLAAAFAQRFHAFLPKLTYPLRVGTHFNIAFALLLARHWAEPRDPALVALIDARARDWFAGDRDCQAWEPGGDEFLSSALTEAHLMAIVLGDDFPRWFDAFLPRAAQQQPATLFTPATVSDRSDGKIAHLDGLNLSRAWSWRAIASALGPAHPVAPVAEAAAQRHLAAALPHVTGDYMGEHWLASFALLALDGLAD from the coding sequence ATGACCACCCTCACCCCCAACCACGCCGCCCGTTTCGCAACCGCGACCCTCGCCCACCTCGGCCGCGAATATCCGTACAAGATGGACCTCGTCCTCACCGGCCCCGAGGACGCCAAACCTCCGCGCGAGCATCACCCGATCTTCCACGGCAGTTTCGACTGGCACAGCTGCGTCCACGGCTGGTGGCAGATATTGCGCCTCGCGCGCCGCTTCCCCGATCTCGCCATCGCCGCCGACATCGGCGCCCGCGCCGACGAAATGCTCGTCCCCGAAAAGGTCGCGGGCGAACGCGCCTTCCTCGATCGTCCTTACTCGGCCGCCTTCGAGCGCCCCTATGGCTGGGCCTGGCTGCTCGCGCTCCATGCCGAGACCGAACGCCATAACGCCCCCTGGGCCGCCGCGCTCGAACCCCTCGCCGCCGCCTTTGCCCAGCGTTTCCACGCCTTCCTGCCGAAGCTCACCTATCCCTTGCGCGTCGGCACCCATTTCAACATCGCCTTCGCCCTCCTCCTCGCGCGCCACTGGGCCGAGCCCCGCGACCCCGCGCTCGTCGCGCTCATCGACGCCCGCGCCCGCGACTGGTTCGCCGGTGACCGCGACTGTCAGGCGTGGGAGCCCGGCGGCGACGAATTCCTCTCCTCCGCGCTCACCGAGGCGCATCTGATGGCGATCGTCCTCGGCGACGACTTCCCCCGCTGGTTCGACGCCTTCCTCCCCCGCGCCGCACAGCAGCAGCCCGCGACCCTCTTCACCCCCGCCACCGTCTCCGACCGCAGCGATGGCAAGATCGCGCACCTCGACGGTCTCAACCTCAGCCGCGCGTGGAGCTGGCGCGCCATCGCATCGGCGCTCGGCCCCGCGCACCCCGTCGCCCCCGTCGCCGAAGCCGCCGCCCAGCGCCACCTCGCCGCCGCGCTGCCCCACGTCACCGGCGACTATATGGGCGAGCACTGGCTCGCGAGCTTCGCCTTGCTCGCACTCGACGGCCTCGCCGATTGA
- a CDS encoding DUF979 domain-containing protein, whose product MITLGFVYVLAGLTFALFAVLGLLDRSNPKRFGNGIFWGLLALSMLGGDHLGDFGNGCLVLALVAIAGTGQIGRAPGGDVAPDVQAARAAQHGPFLLLVALIIPAVALAGTFLFKWVPGLADPKQATLISLAIGVLIALAVGMARLKPPPLLPLQQGRRLLDAVGWAAILPQMLASLGAVFALAGVGEVVGGLIGTTIPEGSLFGATLAFGLGMALFTMVMGNAFAAFPVMLAAVGMPLLIKQYDGDPAVVAAIGMLAGFCGTLMTPMAANFNLVPAALLELKNPYGVIKAQIGTAVPLLAVNIVFIWLFAF is encoded by the coding sequence ATGATCACGCTCGGCTTCGTCTATGTCCTCGCAGGGCTCACCTTCGCGCTGTTCGCGGTCCTTGGCCTTCTCGACCGCAGCAATCCCAAACGCTTCGGCAACGGCATCTTCTGGGGCCTGCTCGCGCTGTCGATGCTTGGCGGCGACCATCTCGGCGATTTCGGCAATGGCTGCCTCGTCCTCGCGCTCGTCGCGATCGCCGGCACGGGACAGATCGGCCGCGCCCCCGGCGGCGACGTCGCGCCCGACGTACAGGCGGCGCGCGCCGCGCAGCACGGCCCCTTCCTGCTTCTCGTCGCCCTCATCATCCCGGCGGTCGCGCTCGCGGGCACGTTCCTCTTCAAATGGGTGCCCGGCCTCGCCGATCCCAAACAGGCGACGCTCATCTCGCTCGCCATCGGCGTGCTCATCGCGCTTGCCGTCGGCATGGCGCGCCTCAAACCGCCGCCTTTGCTCCCGCTTCAGCAGGGCCGCCGCCTGCTCGACGCGGTCGGCTGGGCGGCGATCCTGCCGCAGATGCTCGCCAGCCTCGGCGCGGTGTTCGCGTTGGCCGGCGTCGGCGAAGTCGTCGGCGGCCTCATCGGCACGACAATCCCCGAAGGCAGCCTGTTCGGCGCGACGCTTGCCTTCGGGCTTGGCATGGCGCTGTTCACGATGGTCATGGGCAACGCCTTCGCCGCCTTCCCGGTGATGCTCGCCGCGGTCGGCATGCCCTTGCTTATCAAGCAGTACGACGGCGATCCCGCGGTGGTCGCGGCGATCGGAATGCTCGCGGGCTTCTGCGGCACGCTGATGACCCCGATGGCGGCGAACTTCAACCTCGTCCCCGCGGCCTTGCTCGAACTCAAGAACCCCTATGGCGTGATCAAGGCGCAGATCGGCACCGCGGTCCCGCTGCTCGCGGTGAACATCGTCTTCATCTGGCTGTTCGCTTTCTGA
- a CDS encoding DUF969 domain-containing protein, producing MLVLIGILIIIAGFLLRFNPLLVIMASALATGLAAGLDIAAIIAAFGKAFNDTRYVSIIWIVLPVIGLLEAYGLQQHARTLIDRMKGATLGRLLTSYLLLRQAMAAVGLTSVAGHAQTVRPLVAPMAEAAAEAKNDALTADQREEVKAFAAATDNVGLFFGEDIFLAIGSILLMKGVLEGYGYVIEPLHFSLWAIPTAIAAFLIHGLRLRRLEKRMAQKAMGQEAGA from the coding sequence ATGCTCGTCCTGATCGGCATCCTCATCATCATCGCGGGCTTCCTGCTCCGCTTCAATCCGTTGCTCGTCATCATGGCCTCGGCGCTCGCCACCGGGCTCGCCGCGGGGCTCGATATCGCCGCGATCATCGCCGCCTTCGGCAAGGCGTTCAACGACACGCGCTATGTCTCGATCATCTGGATCGTCCTTCCGGTCATCGGCCTGCTCGAAGCATATGGCCTGCAACAGCATGCGCGCACGCTGATCGACCGTATGAAGGGCGCGACGCTCGGCCGCCTGCTCACCTCCTACCTCCTGCTCCGTCAGGCGATGGCCGCGGTCGGCCTCACCTCGGTCGCTGGCCACGCCCAGACCGTGCGCCCGCTCGTCGCCCCGATGGCCGAGGCCGCCGCCGAGGCCAAGAACGACGCACTCACCGCCGACCAGCGCGAGGAGGTCAAGGCCTTCGCCGCCGCGACCGACAATGTCGGCCTCTTCTTCGGCGAGGATATCTTCCTCGCGATCGGCTCGATCCTGCTGATGAAGGGCGTGCTCGAAGGCTATGGCTATGTCATCGAACCGCTGCACTTCTCGCTCTGGGCGATCCCGACCGCGATCGCCGCCTTCCTCATCCACGGCCTCCGCCTCCGCCGTCTCGAAAAACGGATGGCGCAAAAGGCCATGGGACAGGAGGCGGGCGCATGA
- a CDS encoding hydantoinase B/oxoprolinase family protein has translation MSRQTDECWHIWIDRGGTFTDVVARSPDGGVVTTKYLSEDPARPGDAAVGAIRELTGAGQGTLPPLAIRMGSTVATNALLERKGEPTLLAITRGFGDALTIGYQDRPDLFARRLDRIAPPHAAVAEIAERMSPEGDVLTPLDEAAARAALQAARDNGLTSIAIVLMHGYAHPAHEARLAAIAAEIGFTQISTSHDVSALIKLIGRGDTTLADAYLSPVLHHYVRQFVAQLGGGPEGDAQPQFMKSSGGLASAAAFHGRDAILSGPAGGIVGMVGSAAPLGKTRLIGFDMGGTSTDVSHYAGRLERDNETIVAGTRIRAPMLRIHTVAAGGGSICRWDGARLLVGPESAGANPGPAAYGRGGPLTVTDCNVLLGKIQPAHFPQLFGPNGDQPLDRDVVVRKFAAMAAEVGNITPEALAEGLLSIAVQQMANAIKRITIARGHDVSQGYSLVGFGGAAGQHVCLVADALGVDEILLHPLAGVLSAYGMGLARPSAIRERTLGLTLDGDCTATLADVEAELAAHARADLSPDAETSRETLLFVRLADSDNAIELPLAPPAEVASAFAAAFRQRFGYAPHANLVVDRIRVELTEAGDAAAALPTPSATSETLPETVTAWLAGASHTVPLHQRSALAPGRTVAGPAIIIDALSTTIVEPGWRAEVQSEGTLLLARTRAAETHAAAIDDLTQPDPIRLEIFNSLFMAIAEEMGGALQHSASSINIRERLDFSCAIFDGEGRLVANAPHMPVHLGSMGESVRTILRQRAKDDRGIRRGDAYALNAPYDGGTHLPDITVIMPVFVGDASAPAFFVAARGHHADLGGIAPGSMPPDSKSIEDEGILFDNFLLVDDGHFRDAKVHAHLTAGDWPARNPALNIADLKAQVAACQRGASALADLSATHGAATVAAYMAHGQRQAEAAVRQLIARLDDGAFRYAMDNGAEVVVAVKVDRKARHVTIDFTGSSATLPDNFNAPMPVVRAAVLYVLRTMLDDPIPMNEGCLAPVTLIVPPDSMLSPTYPAAVVAGNVETSQVITDALFAAFGAMAPAQGTMNNFTFGNAAYQYYETIAGGSGAGPGFDGTGVIQTHMTNSRMTDPEVMETRFPVIVEEFSIRQGSGGTGQWHGGDGATRRIRFREPMAANILANRRQIAPKGLAGGQDAAPGRNWVERADGSVEILGATGSANLDAGDAFVIETPGGGGYGEAGGD, from the coding sequence ATGTCCCGACAAACTGACGAGTGCTGGCACATCTGGATCGACCGCGGCGGCACCTTCACCGATGTGGTCGCGCGCAGCCCCGACGGCGGCGTCGTCACCACCAAATATCTGAGCGAAGACCCCGCGCGCCCCGGCGACGCCGCGGTGGGTGCGATCCGCGAGCTGACCGGCGCAGGCCAGGGCACACTTCCCCCCCTCGCGATCCGCATGGGGAGCACCGTCGCGACCAATGCCCTCCTCGAACGCAAGGGCGAACCGACCCTGCTCGCCATAACGCGCGGCTTCGGCGACGCGCTCACCATCGGCTATCAGGACCGCCCCGACCTCTTCGCGCGGCGGCTCGACCGCATCGCGCCGCCGCATGCCGCCGTCGCCGAAATCGCCGAACGCATGAGCCCCGAGGGCGATGTGCTGACGCCGCTCGACGAAGCCGCCGCCCGCGCCGCGCTGCAAGCCGCGCGCGACAATGGCCTCACCAGCATCGCGATCGTGCTGATGCACGGCTACGCCCACCCCGCGCACGAGGCGCGCCTCGCCGCCATCGCCGCCGAAATCGGCTTCACCCAGATCTCGACCAGCCACGACGTCAGCGCGCTGATCAAGCTGATCGGCCGCGGCGACACGACGCTCGCCGACGCCTATCTCTCGCCTGTCCTCCACCATTATGTCCGACAGTTCGTCGCGCAGCTCGGCGGCGGGCCGGAGGGGGACGCCCAGCCGCAATTCATGAAGAGCTCGGGCGGCCTCGCATCGGCGGCCGCCTTCCACGGCCGCGACGCGATCCTCTCGGGGCCCGCGGGCGGCATCGTCGGCATGGTCGGCAGCGCCGCGCCCTTGGGCAAGACGCGGCTGATCGGCTTCGACATGGGCGGCACCTCGACCGACGTCAGCCATTATGCCGGCCGCCTCGAACGCGACAATGAAACCATCGTCGCGGGCACGCGCATCCGTGCGCCGATGCTGCGCATCCACACGGTTGCCGCAGGGGGAGGCTCGATCTGCCGCTGGGACGGCGCGCGCCTGCTCGTCGGCCCCGAAAGCGCGGGCGCGAACCCCGGCCCCGCCGCCTATGGCCGCGGCGGTCCGCTCACCGTCACCGACTGCAACGTCCTGCTCGGCAAGATCCAGCCCGCGCATTTCCCCCAACTCTTCGGCCCGAACGGCGACCAGCCGCTCGACCGCGATGTGGTCGTGCGGAAATTCGCCGCCATGGCCGCCGAAGTCGGCAATATCACCCCCGAAGCGCTCGCCGAAGGCCTCCTGAGCATCGCGGTCCAGCAGATGGCGAACGCGATCAAGCGCATCACCATCGCGCGCGGCCATGACGTGTCGCAGGGCTACAGCCTCGTCGGTTTCGGCGGCGCCGCGGGCCAGCATGTGTGCCTCGTCGCCGACGCGCTCGGGGTCGACGAAATCCTGCTCCACCCGCTCGCGGGGGTGCTCTCGGCCTATGGCATGGGCCTCGCGCGTCCCTCGGCGATCCGCGAGCGCACGCTCGGCCTCACGCTCGACGGCGATTGCACCGCCACGCTCGCCGACGTCGAAGCCGAACTCGCCGCCCACGCGCGCGCCGACCTGTCGCCCGACGCCGAAACCAGCCGCGAAACCCTGCTATTCGTCCGCCTCGCCGACAGCGACAATGCGATCGAACTCCCCCTCGCCCCGCCCGCCGAGGTCGCATCGGCCTTCGCCGCCGCCTTCCGCCAACGCTTCGGCTACGCCCCGCACGCCAACCTCGTCGTCGACCGCATCCGCGTCGAGCTGACCGAGGCGGGCGATGCGGCCGCCGCGCTGCCCACGCCGTCTGCGACGTCCGAAACCCTACCCGAAACCGTCACCGCCTGGCTAGCCGGCGCCTCGCACACCGTCCCCCTCCACCAGCGCAGCGCCCTCGCCCCCGGCCGCACCGTCGCCGGCCCGGCAATCATCATCGACGCGCTGTCGACCACCATCGTCGAACCCGGCTGGCGCGCCGAGGTCCAGAGCGAGGGCACATTGCTCCTCGCCCGCACTCGCGCGGCCGAAACGCACGCCGCCGCAATCGACGACCTCACGCAACCCGACCCGATCCGCCTCGAAATCTTCAACAGCCTGTTCATGGCGATCGCCGAGGAAATGGGCGGCGCGCTCCAGCACAGCGCCTCGTCGATCAACATCCGCGAGCGGCTCGACTTCTCGTGCGCGATCTTCGACGGCGAAGGGCGCCTCGTCGCCAACGCGCCGCACATGCCCGTCCACCTCGGCTCGATGGGCGAAAGCGTGCGTACCATCCTGCGCCAGCGCGCCAAAGACGACCGCGGCATCCGGCGCGGCGACGCCTATGCGCTCAACGCTCCCTATGACGGCGGCACCCACCTCCCCGACATCACCGTCATCATGCCGGTGTTCGTTGGCGACGCGAGCGCCCCCGCCTTCTTCGTCGCCGCGCGCGGCCACCACGCCGACCTCGGGGGCATCGCCCCCGGCTCGATGCCCCCCGACAGCAAGAGCATCGAAGACGAAGGCATCCTGTTCGACAATTTCCTCCTCGTCGACGACGGCCATTTCCGCGACGCTAAAGTCCACGCCCACCTCACCGCCGGCGACTGGCCTGCGCGCAACCCCGCGCTCAACATCGCCGATCTGAAGGCCCAGGTCGCCGCGTGCCAGCGCGGCGCGAGCGCGCTCGCAGACCTCTCGGCAACGCATGGCGCCGCGACCGTCGCCGCCTATATGGCGCACGGCCAGCGGCAGGCCGAGGCGGCCGTCCGCCAGCTCATCGCGCGCCTCGACGACGGCGCCTTCCGCTACGCGATGGACAATGGCGCCGAGGTTGTCGTCGCCGTCAAAGTCGACCGCAAGGCCCGCCACGTCACCATCGACTTCACCGGATCCAGCGCCACCCTCCCCGACAATTTCAACGCCCCGATGCCGGTCGTCCGCGCTGCCGTCCTCTATGTCCTGCGCACGATGCTCGACGATCCGATCCCGATGAACGAGGGCTGCCTCGCCCCCGTCACGCTGATCGTCCCGCCCGATTCAATGCTGTCCCCCACCTATCCCGCCGCGGTCGTCGCGGGCAATGTCGAGACGAGCCAGGTTATCACCGACGCACTCTTCGCCGCCTTCGGCGCGATGGCGCCCGCGCAGGGGACGATGAACAACTTCACCTTCGGCAATGCCGCTTACCAATATTATGAAACGATCGCCGGCGGCTCGGGCGCCGGTCCCGGCTTCGACGGCACCGGCGTCATCCAGACGCACATGACCAACAGCCGGATGACCGACCCGGAGGTTATGGAAACGCGCTTCCCCGTCATCGTCGAAGAATTCTCGATCCGCCAGGGCTCGGGCGGCACCGGCCAATGGCACGGCGGCGACGGCGCCACCCGCCGCATCCGTTTCCGCGAGCCGATGGCGGCAAACATCCTCGCGAACCGCCGCCAGATCGCGCCAAAGGGTCTCGCGGGAGGCCAGGATGCCGCGCCCGGCCGCAACTGGGTCGAGCGCGCCGATGGCTCGGTCGAAATACTGGGTGCAACCGGCAGCGCGAACCTCGACGCAGGCGACGCCTTCGTGATCGAAACCCCCGGCGGCGGCGGTTATGGCGAGGCGGGGGGAGATTAA
- a CDS encoding CHASE domain-containing protein: MRPSLWADRLLALSARFVGLVILIATLLAAGASFLYNRGEEADRADRVAMQVNMRLRDHIAVLEGVRALYQSDSQSSGPGIRAYLASLRPQVHAPGMEGIGIAVAMRQGTPAAAEALLRQNYGRDIRVWPATSQPIGFPIVLVEPYTPRRNSALGYDMYSERVRREAMRRAWQTGQPAASGIVELVQEQGVSTRQPGFLIYVPIYAGRAAPRAAERADEPPPQPPAVFATAPNARPIEAFVYAPFRIRDLMAAVLGPQLDAIEGLEIYAGEGPSAPLIFRHGTMGWDTHEQKLRIADRQWTMRISYGRLLERIGRPFAIFLFGFAIMLLAMQLHRLQQRRVGAFQALADEQALRAADRELMIGEMAHRMKNAFARIGALARITLRESTSLEDFEARFDGRMRALSDAKQMLVTGALDSVDLRQIVHRELELAGVSAEQLAAIAGPDVRLDDEGAQAISLAVHEFVTNSIKYGALAGQGRLAVGWHRDGGDIELNWVESDLAETPHIESESFGTQFIRTLIERQLKGSWSRTAVDNSLAIVIRWPDNVPTN, from the coding sequence ATGCGCCCTTCGTTGTGGGCAGATCGGCTGCTGGCGCTTTCCGCCCGCTTCGTGGGTCTTGTCATACTGATCGCCACGCTGCTCGCGGCGGGGGCGAGCTTTCTCTATAATCGCGGCGAAGAGGCCGACCGCGCCGACCGCGTCGCGATGCAGGTCAACATGCGGCTGCGCGATCATATCGCGGTGCTCGAAGGCGTGCGCGCCCTCTATCAATCGGACAGCCAGTCGAGCGGGCCCGGCATCCGCGCCTATCTCGCGTCGCTGCGGCCGCAGGTGCACGCGCCGGGGATGGAGGGGATCGGCATCGCGGTGGCGATGCGGCAGGGCACCCCCGCGGCGGCGGAGGCGCTGCTGCGCCAGAATTACGGGCGCGACATTCGCGTCTGGCCCGCGACCAGCCAGCCGATCGGCTTTCCGATCGTGCTCGTCGAACCCTATACGCCGCGCCGCAACAGCGCGCTCGGCTATGACATGTACAGCGAGCGGGTCCGGCGCGAGGCGATGCGCCGCGCGTGGCAGACCGGCCAGCCGGCGGCGAGCGGCATCGTCGAGCTCGTCCAGGAACAGGGCGTTTCGACGCGGCAGCCCGGTTTCCTGATCTATGTCCCCATCTATGCCGGCCGCGCCGCGCCCCGCGCGGCGGAACGCGCCGACGAACCGCCGCCGCAGCCGCCCGCGGTCTTCGCCACCGCGCCGAACGCGCGGCCGATCGAGGCGTTCGTCTATGCCCCCTTCCGCATCCGCGACCTGATGGCCGCGGTGCTCGGGCCGCAGCTCGACGCGATCGAGGGGCTCGAAATCTACGCCGGCGAGGGCCCTTCGGCGCCGCTCATCTTCCGCCACGGCACGATGGGCTGGGACACGCACGAACAGAAGCTGCGTATCGCCGACCGCCAATGGACGATGCGCATATCCTACGGCCGGCTGCTCGAGCGGATCGGGCGGCCGTTCGCCATCTTCCTCTTCGGCTTCGCGATCATGCTGCTCGCGATGCAGCTCCACCGCCTCCAGCAACGCCGCGTCGGCGCCTTCCAGGCGCTCGCCGACGAACAGGCGCTGCGCGCCGCCGACCGCGAGCTGATGATCGGCGAGATGGCGCACCGGATGAAGAACGCCTTCGCGCGCATCGGCGCGCTCGCGCGCATCACCTTGCGCGAATCGACGAGCCTCGAGGATTTCGAGGCCAGGTTCGACGGCCGCATGCGCGCGCTGTCCGATGCCAAGCAGATGCTCGTCACCGGCGCGCTCGACAGCGTCGATCTTCGCCAGATCGTTCACCGCGAACTCGAGCTCGCGGGCGTATCCGCCGAACAGCTTGCCGCCATCGCCGGCCCCGACGTGCGCCTCGACGACGAGGGGGCGCAGGCGATTTCGCTCGCGGTCCACGAATTCGTCACCAACAGCATCAAATATGGCGCGCTCGCGGGGCAGGGCCGCCTCGCGGTCGGCTGGCATCGCGACGGCGGCGACATCGAGCTGAACTGGGTCGAAAGCGACCTCGCCGAAACGCCGCATATCGAAAGCGAGAGCTTCGGCACCCAGTTCATCCGCACGCTGATCGAGCGGCAGCTGAAGGGCAGCTGGAGCCGCACCGCGGTTGACAACAGCCTCGCCATCGTCATTCGCTGGCCGGACAATGTCCCGACAAACTGA
- a CDS encoding glutathione S-transferase family protein has product MIIYGSVVSPFVRKLLGYLGEKGIEFELKGVGIGDPDPGFRAASPLGKMPAMDDDGFLLADSSAIIQYIEAKHPEPALIPADPQQRGRVIWWEEFADTVFAACSGKIFFNRIVAPKFLGREGDLAAATAAESEELPKLLAYLESAIPASGFLVGDRLTLADLAVASPLMNFRHCGAGIDAAVHPKIAAWSEAILSRPSMAPWIAKEERMIAKVLAG; this is encoded by the coding sequence ATGATCATTTACGGGTCGGTGGTATCGCCGTTCGTGCGCAAATTGCTCGGTTATCTGGGCGAGAAGGGGATCGAGTTCGAACTGAAGGGGGTCGGCATCGGCGACCCCGATCCGGGGTTCCGCGCGGCGTCGCCGCTCGGCAAGATGCCCGCGATGGACGACGACGGCTTCCTGCTCGCCGATTCGAGCGCGATCATCCAATATATCGAGGCGAAGCACCCCGAACCTGCGCTGATCCCCGCCGACCCGCAGCAGCGCGGGCGGGTGATCTGGTGGGAGGAATTCGCCGACACGGTGTTCGCGGCGTGCAGCGGCAAGATATTCTTCAACCGCATCGTCGCGCCCAAATTCCTGGGGCGCGAGGGCGATCTGGCCGCGGCGACAGCCGCCGAGAGCGAGGAATTGCCGAAGCTGCTCGCCTATCTGGAAAGCGCGATTCCCGCGTCGGGTTTCCTCGTCGGCGACCGGCTGACGCTCGCCGACCTGGCGGTCGCGTCGCCGCTGATGAATTTCCGCCACTGCGGCGCGGGCATCGATGCGGCGGTGCACCCGAAGATCGCGGCATGGAGCGAGGCGATCCTGTCGCGGCCGAGCATGGCGCCGTGGATCGCCAAGGAAGAACGGATGATCGCGAAGGTGCTGGCGGGGTAA
- a CDS encoding YVTN family beta-propeller repeat protein codes for MRRAVIAALSALSGVLVAAPAAAETLLVGNKGENTLSVIALDSGAELARLPTGPMPHEIAVSPDGKQAAVVAYGGTTIDVFDVATRTKLRTIDLSPNRRPHGLLWLADGRLVATAEGSTSVAVVAPDGKLTSIPTGQEGTHMVVVAPDNRTAYTANIAAGTVSVLDLAEGRKLRDLAVGGKPEGLALTKGGRELWVGDLDAPRVSIWNTATGEKVAEQPVDPVAIRVLASPDGKLVATSNIASGTISLFDAETRAPLKTITVSGEAAKGQVTLLFSPDSKRLYAAETGHDKIAEIDVASGEVLRRIAAGKNGDGLAIAP; via the coding sequence ATGCGCCGTGCCGTCATCGCCGCCCTCTCCGCCCTTTCCGGCGTCCTCGTCGCGGCTCCCGCGGCCGCCGAAACGCTGCTCGTCGGCAACAAGGGCGAAAACACGCTCAGCGTCATCGCGCTGGACAGCGGCGCGGAACTCGCGCGGTTGCCGACGGGCCCGATGCCGCACGAGATCGCGGTCTCGCCCGACGGCAAACAGGCGGCGGTGGTCGCCTATGGCGGGACGACGATCGATGTGTTCGACGTCGCGACGCGAACGAAGCTCCGGACGATCGACCTCAGCCCCAACCGCCGGCCGCACGGGCTGCTGTGGCTCGCCGACGGGCGGCTCGTCGCGACGGCAGAGGGCAGCACTTCGGTCGCGGTGGTGGCGCCCGACGGCAAGCTCACCTCGATCCCCACCGGGCAGGAGGGCACGCACATGGTCGTCGTCGCCCCGGACAATCGCACCGCCTACACCGCCAATATCGCGGCGGGGACGGTGAGCGTGCTCGACCTCGCCGAAGGCCGGAAGCTGCGCGACCTGGCGGTCGGCGGCAAGCCCGAGGGGCTGGCGCTGACAAAGGGCGGGCGCGAGCTGTGGGTCGGCGATTTGGACGCGCCGCGCGTGTCGATCTGGAATACCGCGACCGGCGAGAAGGTCGCCGAGCAGCCGGTCGATCCGGTCGCGATCCGCGTGCTCGCGAGCCCCGACGGCAAGCTTGTCGCGACGAGCAACATCGCATCGGGCACGATCAGCCTGTTCGACGCCGAAACGCGCGCGCCGCTGAAGACGATCACAGTGTCGGGCGAAGCGGCGAAGGGACAGGTGACCTTGCTGTTCAGCCCCGATTCGAAGCGGCTCTATGCCGCCGAGACGGGGCACGACAAGATCGCCGAGATCGACGTCGCGAGCGGCGAAGTGCTGCGCCGGATCGCGGCGGGGAAGAATGGCGACGGACTGGCGATCGCGCCCTAG